Proteins from one Penicillium digitatum chromosome 2, complete sequence genomic window:
- a CDS encoding 1,3-beta-glucanosyltransferase gel2, which produces MISYTGLFASVCALASTAAALNPLEVSGKDFVDSKTKDRFQIIGVDYQPGGEAGFTTKLDPLSDADVCLRDAALMQRLGVNAIRVYNLEPSLNHDNNPLAGGYMDRSAPWTTYSAIYYKQVFGVIEGFKNYDNVLGFFAGNEVINEDAHYMAPRYVRAVVRDMKDYISKNSKRVIPVGYSAADIRDILMDTTHYFECELKNSTSSRADFFGLNSYSWCGDSSYKASGFDVLTEDFTNATVPVFFSEYGCNDVKPRIFTEVQALYGAEMTQAFSGGLVYEWTQEKNEYGLVKVNDDKTVTTLIDFDNFQKQLNKLDMDRIMSSNATQTSVKAEACSTSLIKSKAFYNAWDLPEVPSEVSDYIQNGLPDALTGKLVSVSSTTIPQKVYDYTGKEITGVKFEVKGSANTPSPSLSSSSSVSGASGTSSSGSSTSETSTSVSGTSASSSSSGAFTPSTNAASPNSAISLTLGGAGGFLMLLASLF; this is translated from the exons ATGATT TCTTATACCGGTCTCTTCGCATCTGTGTGTGCGCTCGCCAGCACCGCGGCCGCTCTGAACCCACTCGAAGTCAGTGGCAAGGATTTTGTCGACTCAAAGACCAAGGATCGTTTCCAAATTATCGGTGTTGA TTACCAGCCCGGTGGTGAAGCCGGCTTCACTACAAAGCTAGACCCCTTGAGCGATGCAGATGTCTGCCTACGGGATGCTGCCCTCATGCAGCGCCTAGGT GTCAACGCCATCCGTGTCTACAATCTGGAACCCTCTCTCAATCACGACAA TAATCCTCTGGCTGGTGGTTATATGGACCGCAGCGCCCCCTGGACCACCTACAGCGCCATCTACTACAAGCAGGTGTTCGGTGTCATCGAGGGTTTCAAGAACTACGATAACGTCCTTGGCTTTTTCGCTGGAAACGAGGTGATCAACGAGGATGCCCATTACATGGCTCCCAGGTACGTCCGTGCCGTCGTTCGTGACATGAAGGATTACATCTCCAAGAACTCTAAGCGCGTCATTCCCGTTGGATATTCCGCCGCCGATATCCGTGACATCTTGATGGACACCACTCACTACTTCGAGTGTGAGCTTAAGAACTCGACCTCTTCCCGCGCCGACTTCTTTGGCCTCAACTCTTACTCTTGGTGCGGTGACTCTTCGTACAAGGCCAGTGGCTTTGATGTCCTGACTGAGGACTTCACCAACGCCACTGTCCCCGTTTTCTTCTCCGAGTACGGCTGTAACGATGTCAAGCCCCGTATCTTCACAGAAGTGCAGGCTCTCTATGGCGCGGAGATGACCCAGGCTTTCTCTGGTGGTCTCGTTTACGAATGGACACAGGAGAAGAATGAGTATGGCCTGGTCAAGGTCAACGACGATAAGACTGTGACCACTCTTATCGACTTTGATAACTTCCAGAAACAGCTCAACAAGCTGGACATGGACCGTATCATGTCAAGCAACGCCACCCAGACCAGTGTTAAGGCCGAGGCATGCAGTACCTCACTTATCAAGAGCAAGGCCTTTTACAACGCCTGGGATCTGCCCGAGGTTCCGTCCGAGGTTTCGGACTACATTCAGAACGGTCTGCCCGATGCCCTTACTGGCAAATTGGTCTCTGTCTCTTCCACTACCATTCCTCAGAAGGTGTATGACTACACCGGCAAGGAGATTACCGGTGTTAAGTTTGAGGTGAAGGGCAGTGCCAACACCCCGTCTCCTTCCCTCAGTTCGAGCTCTTCTGTATCGGGTGCTTCCGGAACAAGTTCTTCTGGATCGAGTACTTCCGAAACAAGTACCTCTGTATCGGGTACCTCCGCTTCTTCCTCCAGCTCCGGTGCTTTCACCCCTTCCACGAATGCCGCCTCTCCTAATAGCGCGATCTCACTTACCCTTGGTGGTGCAGGGGGTTTCCTCATGCTGCTCGCATCCCTTTTTTAA